One stretch of Streptomyces sp. A2-16 DNA includes these proteins:
- a CDS encoding dihydrolipoamide acetyltransferase family protein, whose protein sequence is MAVEVLLPKIGLTMQEGTIDEWLVPTGAAVAEGEALLRLATDKVDVDVEAEAGGLFHPVVPAGTTVPAGALIGWLLAEGEQPPGEVGAPTPLPGASEAPFTGTSADAPAAPRAAASIDRVGDRLLSSPNARRVAAAADVDLAVVRGTGPGGRIVSEDVEEHLAALAVSLPPGGSAVSPLVRKLAKERGIDLSEVNGTGPGGRIRRADLEALAPAVAPGIAAVAEPAGPARSGEVIPLTGMRGTIARRMHASLQEMAQLTHGYEVRMDAVVSLRDRLKEEWAGSDLPVPSINDFLLKAAALALREHPLLNATVREDGIHLLDDIHLGFAVAVPGGLMVPVIEDAAALSLTAIAGRARALAEASRAGRISPTQLEGATFTVTSLGGYGVDFFTPVINPGNVAILGVGRLRDGVEWADDRPLRTRVLTLSLTFDHRAVDGAPAAEYLRTLGELLSRPLRLLM, encoded by the coding sequence GTGGCGGTCGAGGTTCTGCTGCCGAAGATCGGCCTGACCATGCAGGAAGGCACGATCGACGAATGGCTGGTGCCCACCGGCGCGGCCGTCGCCGAGGGCGAGGCGCTGCTGCGGCTGGCCACCGACAAGGTGGACGTGGACGTCGAGGCGGAGGCCGGGGGCCTGTTCCACCCGGTGGTCCCGGCGGGCACCACGGTGCCTGCGGGGGCCCTCATCGGATGGCTGCTGGCGGAGGGGGAGCAGCCGCCGGGGGAGGTGGGCGCGCCCACGCCGCTCCCGGGTGCTTCTGAGGCTCCTTTCACCGGCACGAGCGCCGATGCCCCTGCGGCTCCACGCGCCGCCGCTTCCATCGACCGTGTCGGTGACCGGCTGCTGTCCTCCCCGAACGCCCGTCGGGTCGCCGCGGCCGCCGACGTCGACCTCGCCGTCGTACGCGGCACCGGGCCCGGCGGCAGGATCGTCTCCGAGGACGTGGAAGAGCACCTGGCGGCGCTCGCCGTGTCCCTCCCACCGGGCGGCAGCGCCGTCTCGCCTTTGGTCCGCAAGCTGGCCAAGGAGCGGGGCATCGACCTCTCCGAGGTGAACGGCACCGGGCCGGGCGGCCGTATCCGCAGGGCGGATCTGGAGGCGCTCGCCCCCGCGGTCGCACCCGGGATCGCCGCCGTGGCCGAGCCCGCCGGCCCCGCTCGCTCCGGCGAGGTCATCCCGCTCACCGGGATGCGCGGCACCATCGCGCGCCGGATGCACGCCAGCCTCCAGGAGATGGCCCAGCTGACGCACGGCTACGAGGTGCGGATGGACGCCGTGGTGTCCCTGCGGGACCGGCTCAAGGAGGAGTGGGCGGGCAGCGACCTGCCGGTGCCTAGCATCAACGACTTCCTCCTGAAGGCCGCCGCCCTGGCCCTGCGCGAGCACCCGCTGCTCAACGCCACGGTCCGGGAGGACGGCATCCATCTGCTCGACGACATCCACCTGGGCTTCGCGGTGGCCGTACCGGGCGGCCTCATGGTCCCCGTGATCGAGGACGCGGCGGCGCTGTCGCTGACCGCGATCGCCGGCCGGGCGAGGGCCCTGGCCGAGGCCTCGCGCGCAGGGCGGATCTCCCCGACGCAGCTGGAAGGAGCCACGTTCACGGTCACCTCGCTCGGCGGATACGGCGTCGACTTCTTCACCCCCGTGATCAACCCGGGCAACGTCGCGATCCTCGGGGTGGGCAGGCTCAGGGACGGCGTCGAGTGGGCGGACGACAGGCCGCTGCGGACGCGGGTGCTCACCCTGAGCCTCACCTTCGACCACCGAGCCGTCGACGGGGCCCCGGCCGCCGAATACCTGCGCACACTGGGGGAGTTGCTGAGCAGGCCGCTGCGCCTTTTGATGTGA
- a CDS encoding TIGR03618 family F420-dependent PPOX class oxidoreductase, which produces MTQGPAPRPLSDEALSDLLGRQQFGTLATVKRSGHPHLTTMLYSWDSEARIVRFSTTADRIKVGHLRRDPRASLHVQGADVWSFAVAEGEAEVSGITTVPGDAVGRELLGMIPQAAKPENADAFLEQLVAERRVVIRLKVDRLYGTALDL; this is translated from the coding sequence ATGACTCAAGGACCAGCGCCTCGCCCACTGTCCGACGAAGCCCTCTCCGACTTGCTCGGCAGGCAGCAGTTCGGCACGCTCGCCACCGTCAAGCGCAGTGGCCATCCTCATCTGACCACCATGTTGTACAGCTGGGACTCCGAGGCCCGCATCGTGCGGTTCTCCACGACGGCCGACCGCATCAAGGTCGGGCACCTGCGGCGCGATCCGCGTGCCTCCCTGCATGTGCAGGGCGCCGACGTGTGGTCGTTCGCCGTGGCCGAGGGCGAGGCCGAGGTCTCGGGGATCACGACGGTTCCTGGCGATGCGGTCGGTCGGGAACTGCTCGGAATGATCCCGCAGGCCGCGAAGCCCGAGAACGCAGACGCGTTTCTGGAGCAGTTGGTCGCCGAGCGCCGAGTGGTCATCCGCTTGAAGGTGGACCGACTGTACGGAACGGCACTCGACCTGTAG
- a CDS encoding TetR/AcrR family transcriptional regulator, which yields MTTSGTRAAHRPSRKQWVIEAATELFATQPPDEVTVADIAARAEMTSAAVYYHFSSKDQVLAETMRAFAAALREQLQAITDAHEPGSDIGTSVTTLLAWMGEHRSAATVFFVSSAGMSQDAEALRQESRTQVLDELVRLIRKARVSVSDAEAAVIGLGLLALLETAAISQVRGDDVYRSLGHRAFVREVGDLAARITEPAM from the coding sequence ATGACGACATCCGGAACCCGCGCCGCTCACCGTCCCTCGCGCAAGCAGTGGGTCATCGAGGCGGCCACGGAGTTGTTCGCCACCCAGCCGCCGGACGAGGTGACGGTGGCCGACATCGCCGCTCGCGCCGAGATGACCTCGGCAGCGGTGTACTACCACTTCTCCTCCAAGGACCAGGTCCTGGCGGAGACCATGCGGGCGTTCGCCGCCGCGCTGCGCGAGCAGTTGCAGGCGATCACCGACGCACATGAGCCCGGCTCGGACATCGGCACGTCGGTCACCACCCTGCTGGCCTGGATGGGTGAGCACCGCTCCGCCGCCACCGTGTTCTTCGTGTCGTCGGCCGGCATGAGTCAGGACGCGGAGGCGCTGCGTCAGGAGAGCCGTACTCAGGTGCTGGACGAGCTGGTGCGGCTGATCCGCAAGGCCCGCGTGTCCGTCTCCGACGCCGAGGCGGCGGTGATCGGCCTCGGTCTGCTGGCGCTGCTGGAGACCGCGGCGATCTCGCAGGTCCGGGGGGACGACGTGTACCGGTCGCTGGGACATCGCGCGTTCGTCCGCGAGGTCGGCGACCTCGCGGCGCGGATCACCGAGCCGGCCATGTAG
- a CDS encoding TetR/AcrR family transcriptional regulator, which translates to MMAATTKNGKQPAHRPSRRQHIITAAVRVFGRNGFAETSVQDIADEAQVVPTAVYYHFDGKEELLELAMRRVFDQLNAVVEAARPESEPGDAEGLVRVIDAVWEWVEKNPDEARLYQVQVASANGSVKVLRDEFEQRHIQRGYDYLPESTTRSPRAAKARHAAQALAVRTLISTTMLVTALRAEGGPLSQLPSRSVLEAVRALALRIVAAEQAPAKPAASGS; encoded by the coding sequence ATGATGGCGGCCACGACGAAGAACGGCAAGCAGCCCGCCCACCGACCCTCGCGACGGCAGCACATCATCACCGCCGCCGTGCGGGTGTTCGGCCGCAACGGGTTCGCGGAGACCAGCGTCCAGGACATCGCGGACGAGGCCCAGGTGGTCCCCACCGCCGTCTACTACCACTTCGACGGCAAGGAAGAACTGCTCGAACTCGCCATGCGCCGGGTCTTCGACCAGCTGAACGCGGTCGTGGAGGCGGCCCGGCCGGAGTCCGAGCCGGGTGACGCGGAGGGTCTGGTGCGTGTCATCGACGCCGTGTGGGAGTGGGTGGAGAAGAACCCGGACGAGGCCCGTCTGTACCAGGTCCAGGTCGCCTCGGCCAACGGCAGCGTCAAGGTGCTGCGGGACGAGTTCGAGCAGCGGCACATCCAGCGCGGCTACGACTATCTGCCGGAGAGCACCACCCGCAGCCCCCGCGCCGCGAAGGCACGGCACGCGGCCCAGGCGCTCGCCGTCCGCACCCTGATCAGCACGACCATGCTCGTCACCGCGCTGCGGGCGGAGGGCGGACCACTGTCCCAGCTCCCCTCCCGGTCCGTGCTGGAGGCGGTGCGTGCCCTGGCGCTGCGCATCGTTGCCGCCGAACAGGCCCCGGCGAAGCCGGCGGCTTCGGGAAGCTGA
- a CDS encoding thiolase family protein has product MSRRDDVYVVGCGMTPFGRDESVSAMDMAERAVREALADAGVAWNDIGFAAGGSDVSGKPDTLVGRLGLTGVPFVNVQNGCATGASTVLTVADALRAGEAPLGLAVGFDKHERGAFHVSPARYGLGDWYAETGMMLTTQFFALKTQRYLYEHGIPERALALVAARAFRNGSHHPLAWRRKPLTEREILDSAEVSPPLTQYMFCSPGQGAAALVLALGDRAFDLCERPVRLASLAFRTRRFGSFEVFSPWLPPGPHRSPSVDAAEAAFRTAGVRPADVQVAQLQDTDSGSELIHLAETGLCGHGEQEELLAGGATEPTGRIPVNTDGGCLAGGEPVGASGLRQFHEVVRQLQGRAPGLQVPGTPRVGFTHVYGAPGISACSVLTV; this is encoded by the coding sequence ATGAGCCGGCGCGACGACGTGTACGTGGTCGGATGCGGGATGACCCCCTTCGGCCGCGACGAGAGTGTCAGCGCGATGGACATGGCCGAGCGTGCGGTCCGCGAGGCGCTCGCCGACGCCGGTGTCGCCTGGAACGACATCGGCTTCGCGGCCGGCGGTTCCGACGTGTCCGGCAAGCCCGACACACTGGTGGGCCGGCTGGGTCTGACCGGAGTGCCCTTCGTCAATGTGCAGAACGGCTGCGCGACCGGCGCCTCCACCGTCCTCACGGTGGCCGACGCGCTGCGCGCGGGCGAGGCCCCGCTGGGACTGGCGGTGGGCTTCGACAAGCACGAGCGCGGCGCGTTCCACGTCTCCCCCGCCCGCTACGGCCTGGGCGACTGGTACGCCGAGACCGGCATGATGCTCACGACCCAGTTCTTCGCGCTGAAGACCCAGCGGTACCTGTACGAGCACGGGATCCCGGAACGGGCGCTGGCGCTGGTCGCCGCGCGGGCCTTCCGCAACGGCTCGCACCATCCCCTGGCCTGGCGGCGCAAGCCCCTCACGGAGCGGGAGATCCTCGACTCGGCCGAGGTCAGTCCCCCGCTGACCCAGTACATGTTCTGTTCGCCCGGCCAGGGCGCGGCCGCGCTGGTCCTGGCGCTCGGCGACCGCGCGTTCGACCTGTGCGAGCGGCCGGTCAGGCTGGCGTCGCTGGCCTTCAGGACCCGGCGCTTCGGTTCGTTCGAGGTGTTCTCGCCCTGGCTGCCGCCGGGACCGCACCGCAGCCCCAGCGTCGACGCCGCGGAGGCGGCCTTCCGCACGGCCGGGGTGCGGCCCGCGGACGTGCAGGTGGCCCAGCTCCAGGACACCGACAGCGGATCGGAGCTGATCCATCTGGCCGAGACCGGGCTGTGCGGCCACGGCGAGCAGGAGGAGCTGCTGGCCGGCGGGGCCACCGAGCCCACGGGCCGGATACCGGTCAACACCGACGGCGGCTGTCTGGCCGGCGGTGAACCCGTGGGCGCGTCCGGGCTCCGCCAGTTCCACGAGGTCGTACGACAACTGCAGGGCCGCGCGCCCGGTCTGCAGGTGCCGGGGACTCCCCGGGTGGGCTTCACCCACGTGTACGGGGCGCCCGGGATCAGCGCGTGCTCGGTGCTCACGGTCTGA
- a CDS encoding OB-fold domain-containing protein, whose product MTTRLIDESLFESRENQKYEDGAPRRLVGARCSGCATVVFPRQDSCPRCSDGTMSAQVLPVSGRVWSWTLQAFPPKPPYRPPTGGHQPYHLGYVDLGEVLVEARLAVPREEVRIGLPVRLTTVTAYRDDDGTEVVTFAFRPERDDER is encoded by the coding sequence ATGACCACCAGACTCATCGACGAGTCGTTGTTCGAGAGCCGGGAGAACCAGAAGTACGAGGACGGGGCCCCACGGCGTCTCGTGGGCGCCCGCTGCTCCGGGTGCGCCACGGTCGTCTTCCCCCGGCAGGACTCGTGCCCCCGGTGCTCGGACGGGACGATGTCCGCGCAGGTGCTGCCGGTGAGCGGGCGCGTGTGGTCGTGGACGCTCCAGGCGTTCCCTCCCAAACCGCCCTACCGGCCGCCGACCGGCGGCCACCAGCCGTACCACCTGGGCTATGTGGACCTCGGTGAGGTCCTGGTCGAGGCGCGCCTGGCGGTACCCCGCGAGGAGGTCCGGATCGGTCTGCCGGTCCGGCTCACCACGGTGACCGCGTACCGGGACGACGACGGCACCGAGGTCGTGACCTTCGCCTTCCGCCCCGAGCGGGACGACGAGCGATGA